The following nucleotide sequence is from Bactrocera oleae isolate idBacOlea1 chromosome 2, idBacOlea1, whole genome shotgun sequence.
agttcttcacttttttatataacagtTTGCTGCACATTTACGCACACAATTGGCCTTATATATcagtgtatataaatatctacatatgaatatatatataatataatatatcagtatatatacataaatatttttatgaaattcattACGTTGAAGATATGACTCGTATTTGCTTTAAGCACATTTTTACACTAaccgaaaaaatatgaaaaaaagtgtgctacaaaaaaaattgaaagaaatatttttaacaatgtattatataacaaaaaactaCAAATACTAAGCTTATCATTTAGCGCGTAAATTTGTAATCAGAGATTTACCGTTAGTAcaatgttatatttattttgttgtttattattggCATAGATAATGGACTGGGAGTTCGTAATTTACTCGCGCGTtataaatcatttaattttatctaaatttacagttttatatacaaaaaaaaaaaaatttacatatttacctaTTGAAATACAACACTGTATTTATgtagtttcttttttatacacgtttctttttaatttttagcttttAACAATAGCTTCGCGCAAAGTAATGTGAAGAGCAAGGAATGGTTCTACGGTTAAAAAATCATGCTTCACAAATTTAAGGTTTTTATAATCATTACAACTGAATTTAGGTCATATGACTAGTATGACTAGGTCTTTTGAAGGTCatgttattatttttccaatCAGTTCACTTCTTTGATAAATCTATGTAATTTAATTTGACTCAATCATTCCGTAAATCATTGTAATACCccaaaaaatatataggtataatatctATCCTGAGTACAATGTATAGCTAAGATACAAAGAACAGCATATTAATACCTAGAAGCCAAATGTATTGAGATTGAAAAGTTAGTTCGTTACACAGACGAAGCGAAATCgttgcaaaaaacttttaaaacatCTGCTTTTTGAATGTCGCCATCTCCATTACCTCTGGGTCTGTATCTTTCAACTAAcccatttacgattttttttgaGCCGAACACGACAGAACAGTTTAttccttatataatatttatcattAGAGGAACTCAACTATAATACCAGTAAGATTCTTCTGAACTCGGCCGGACTAATATTAGTATTTTCTACTTCTGTAGaatgaaatattattgaaaaaatttattaaagatcgCTGGTATAATTTCAAGACGTTAACTACGAATTATAGAAGAAACACGTTAAAAACTATCGATGTGCAATGTGAAATGGTGGAAGAAATTATTAAAGCTCTATTAGGTTAACATTCATTAAGAGCTCTAGaactaaaaagttttctaaCAGAGCAAACTCCAATTTAAGCAATATGTCTTATATCACATAAGCACTGTTCTAAAACCTACaaatcatatattttactttacatatattaacaaaccatagtttttataatattctCCATTTTCTTTCATGACCTGGTCTTTCAACTATTAAATGGCTGCGTTCACACTTGATTGCCTCTCTACACCAACTGTTACACTGGAATGGCTAATACATGGCTTCGCTATTGTAGCCGGAACGCATACGTCAACGTGACAGTCGCAACAAAAACGCACTACACTATTGTGCCGCGCAAAACGCAGAGACACGTGAACTCGTGGCGGCTGCCAGCATCGCCGTCGCAGCTCCAGAGTTGCTGGAGTCTGCCGACGAGGATGGCTTTACGCCGCTTCACTTGGCTGTTATTCAGGGCAACTTGGCGATGGTCAATTTGCTGCTGGCGAATAAAGCCGACGTGAATGCGGTCGATAACGAGGGCCACTCTGTGGTGCATTGGGCGACGGGTAAGTAGCCAGCTCTAATGGCAAATGTCAATGGACTGACAACGACATTTCACACCAATATATGGTGTGCAGACTGCATGTGTGAAGCCACAATCGAAATCGCacgcacagacacacacatgcGGCTACAAAGGCGATAAACCATTGTTTCATTACAGTTTGCGGTGAAGTGGAGGCTTTACGTTCGGTGCTGGCGGCTGGTGCGAATATTGCGATTCCCGATTTGAACGGTGGCACGCCACTACATTATGCGGCGCAGATGTGTGGCGCCAGTGTTGACAACAAAGTGGGTCAGGCTAATGCCACTAAGCTGGCGTTGGAGATACTCGGCATTCTGCTAACACACCCGCATTCCAGTGTTGACGTACAGGACAAAGACGGACGTCAGCCCTTATTATGGGCCGCCTCGGCGGGTTCCGCGAAGGCTGTTATTGCTCTGGTGAAGGCTAGTGCACGTGTTGAAAGTGCAGATAAGTACGttgccaaacttttttatttttttttttgaaaagttcttAACTAATTTTGTGCTTGTAATTTTCTAGAGATGGCTTGACGGCGCTACATTGCGCGGCCTCACGTGGGCACACCGAATGCCTTGACACTTTGATAAGTCTTTGTGGCGCCCCAACAGACCTGATTGATTCGAACGGCTGTACGGCACTGCATTACGCCGTGACACTAGGACATGCAGATGCCACCGCACGTTTGCTCGATTTAGAAGCTGATCCGAATCGACAAGACCGCAAGGGACGCACACCGGCGCACTGTGGCTGTGCGAAGGGCCAATTCGAAACGGTTAAACTGCTGAAGGAGCGTGGCGCTAATTTGTGGTTGCGCAATGCTAAAGGCGACTTACCGGTGCATGAAGCAAGCTCATCGGGCAGACGTGAGCTCGTCGAGTGGTTGTTGGAACAGCGACCCAAGCAGGTTAATACCACAAGTAATGACGGACGCAGTCTCCTACATATTGCCGCGAGTAATGACTACACCGATGTGTGTAAAAGGCTGCTGGACTATGGTGGCGATATCAATGCCATATATCGCAGCAGCAAAGGGATGGTCTTCACACCGCTCGACTGCGCATTGCAAAAGGGCCATCGCGCAACTGCCAAATTTCTGCAGTCGCATGGCGGTTTGCCAGCTAGTAAACTGCGCTTGGCAGCACGACGGTCGAATCCATTTAACGAGGTTAGCAGCGATATGGTGCGTCCGTTGCGATATGTGGAAAAAGAAGAGCTGCATGATTtacaaaattccaaaaaatatgtTGTCTACCTGAAACACTCGGACTCGGATGGTGCTGGCGGCGAGGGCGATAGCAACTGTAGCTGCCACGAACAAACTTATCGCAGAGAACAAAAGTTTGCGCACACATGTCGGCGTCATCAGCACAATCGTCGGCGGCAAAGTCGACGACGCACCAGCAGTTGTGGTGAGCCGAAAGATTGTCACCATCATGATAGCGGGGAAGTTGATATTTGTCGATCTAAAAGTAATATTGAGATAAGGCGTCGAAAATCACGCGAACGTTATACCAGCTCAAGCGAATGGGAGGATAAAGCCGACGAAGACAATGACGACGACGAAGATTCTTGTGAGAATTGTTGCTATCACAAGCGGCAAAAGCAACGTGTTATACGAAGGAAGTCCATAACATCACGTCGTTCGAAAGAGCGCGATGGACGAGAACGTGGCAGTGAAAAAGAGTCATCACCGGAGAAAAGTAAAGTAAGAGAGGTTGAAGTGGTACGAGAACGCGAGGAAAATGCGCCAGAAACGAAGACGGAATCAGCAACACAGCCGAGTGATGGTAAAGAAGAGGATAAAGAAAGGGATAGCCGTCCACAATCGGCTACTATGCGGTCAGCAGCAAATACGCTGGGTATCACAGCAAAGGAAGCAACATTTATTAAGTCCACGAATCAAACTGAAACACAATCTATGGAGTTGACGGATGAAGATGATAAACTAGCAGCTGAGCTAGTAACTACACAAGTAGATGTGCATCATGAAGCAGACCCTGCTCCTATGCAGCCGCAAATAGAGCCCGCAGAAAAGACACAAACTGAGGAGGTTAATGATGAGTCGGAAGATATGACCACGTTGGCAGATGAGATGAGAAAAGAAGTGGATCAAGTGATGAAAATAGCTGCGTTGGCACTTGAAAGCGATGCGACGAATGATGAAAATAGCAAACAGATTGAAGAGCAAAATGGAAGGCCGGTGGAGGCGGATGATAAAGAAATTACAGAAGAAGCAGCGGACACCGCGGAAACCAATGTTATGAAAGTTGATGCACTATCTACCGCACAACCTGATCAAGCCACAAAAATTGTACCTAATTTAACGGAAACTCCAGCAACGCCAATACCAACACCATTGCCAAGTCCCATACCTGTAGAAACAGCTGAAGAGCACCCTATTTCAGCTGCTGCGACCACTACGCCAACTCAAACTGCTGATCCACCGTCCAAAGTTGTTGAAACCAAGTCATCGGAAGCTCCAGATGCACCAGATGACACTGCAGCGGTAGCGACAGCTCCAATTCAAAACAATGACTCATCTGATGTAGCAGAAACTCCTAAAATCACCCCAACTGCTGCAGTTACTTCCGAAGAAAAGCCCACCGCAGAACCAAGCTCACTTCCGTCTAACACTACTTCCGCTCAGCAGTCGCCAAAAATCGAAGCACAAAAACTGCCGCATGAACAAGAACCCCGGCGATCATTTACCTTATTGCCATCTGATTCAGCCGAAGATGACGGCACCGAAGAAGTCGTGCGCAAATCAAGCTtccaaattttgaaaagtgatgATTCCGGTGGCGAAAGTGCGCGACATCCAGATGAGCTTGAACTCAGCGATACGCAAGTCTTCAAAATTGTTTCCGAACCACAAATGCGCTTGGGTAAGCCATACCCGGAAACGGAAGCAAGCTCAGTGGACGACGAACATAGACAAGCTGTTGCCATCGATTATGAACAAGATGATGATCATATAAATGAGGAGTACGATAACGATGAGCATAAGAAAAGTAAAGCAGGTGTGCTTAACCGTCATGTCGTGGGAAACGCCGAGGGTCCATTGCCCAACAGCGCTGTTCTCGGCGTCTACGATTATTCGAACGGACGTAAACGTCGTTTAAAAAAGCGAGTGCGTAGTGGCCCAAAAACGCGTAGTAATTGGAAAACTAAGGCAGATATTACGGATGGCGATAACGAGCAGACGGGCAGCTATGCGCACGCTACACAATCCAGCAAAGATCACGATTCCGGTTTCGAGCCAAGTCCACGTGCTTCAAAGAGTAAAATACCGACACCGCGCAACATATACACAGCACATGTGCCGCGACGTCACATCTACGCCACGCTCGATGGTCGCTCGTGCAGCAGCCGTGTAGAGGGGCGCAAGCCCGGCGATCGCGGTACTTGCGATATGTCAGCAGTAACGCGCTCCATACAACGCAACATCCGaaggtaaataaatttatgtttgaCTTGGCGGTTGCTCTTgtttttgcagttgttgttgcaggctataaaaattttatttgcaccGATTTGAGTGATTCCAAGAATGTCTTCATTTTCGGCGACTCATGACGTCCAACTTCATTGGTTCAACAAAGGCGAGCACGCCCGAAGCGCAACAGCGTCCTGTAATTGAGTGTTCACAACAGTGTCTTTTGGTGCGTGTTGCCTGCGGCAGCGGTAGTAACTTTCGTTACATTTGCTTAATTTATGAGCTGACGTAAATTCTCGCCCACCTTACGATTGGACGGTGTTTGTATGCGCATAAAATTCCACTCCTTCCACGCGCCGGCCATTCGCCGctgcgatatacatatgtaaaaccgTCTGTGAGTTTTTCAATCAACATAGACCAGGTGCTCCACGCCAGCAGATGCTTCCGCAATTGCGGATGCATATTTATATGCGCCTATGTGTGttcatctgtgtgtgtgtgtgtatgtgcggtGTTATTTATAATCAACTTTGAAATTTCATTCCTTTCTAACATCATTCCCCCACACACCTTGTGCCCGTTTTTATTACTGTGTAGTAGAAGATTTATGTTGAATTTCAGAGTGGCTCCTGTCCGCAGAGGCACTGTGCGctcgcacacacaaacaaatacataattatgtacCGTTACATTGTTAAATAATCTTCCTGGGTGCGCGTATTATGCTTCCGGCTACAATGACCGGCCGAGACGCCgcctataaatatttgcatatacttacatacattgcAGTACATGGCTACTCGACCTCTGAACTGCGCCAGCCTACCTGTGAGTGCTTGTACGCTCGTTCGTCCAGCaggattaaaataaatttagttaaaattaaatgactcgccatcatttttcatttttgattgtcaatttttatttaccGGAGTTCATCGTCTGCCGGAAAATGAACGAAAATACGtagtagtatatacatacacatatataatattagggcGATTCTAAAATATGGGTAATGTTAGTGTAATGTTACAATCAAAGGTGTACACTTCTATATATTATTAGATTTTAAACGCTTGCTttataatttactaaaatttcCCTTTCCATTTATCTGGTATGGTGTCCGATGCTTATAACCTTCTTAAACTGGAATCTGAATATACTTGGCGCTTTAACTGacattagaaaattaaaatttgtattgccTCGAAACGCGAACTGGGTCTAATATTAAGGTAATGGTGGTGTGCGGCTCCAGCAACTACTTTACGGTTGCTCCAAAAGTATCAGATTAATACGTCAGTCCCGATCAGTAGGTCGCTTTTAAAATTTAGATCAAAATGtatttgtatcttcgtttataCTTATATCGGTTATTAAACTTAACCAAGAAAACGTTCTGACGCCAAAGCGATGCTCCATAACCAGCttcgtcaacaaaaaaaaaatatatatatgatcattTAAGCTATACAGTTTGAGGGCATGTTactcaagaaaattaaatatgttttttcgattttttatgaACCACCCTGGTGTATACCTACTCAATTGACTTCACCTGTTTAAGTGTCTTTGGCTGCTGATGTTGTTGGCTTAAAGGTGAGAATTTAAGTACCTTTTAATGTGGTTCCCTTGCAATCAAAGTGGCATTCATGGTATTTTTGATGGGATTTTCTGGTGGGCATTTTTTGGTAAAAGTAACAGAGGGTacattttaaatgttaatttgtaGGGCAATGTTTGGGatagtaaaataatttacggaAGCGTCTTCAGTGTTAATCATAATTATAAGTGGTTTtggtgaaatataaaatttgtttttaatacttttaacatatccttttgtttttttttgttttagttttttgttgcaTTAAGTAGATGA
It contains:
- the LOC106620676 gene encoding uncharacterized protein, translated to MYACQHGDIAEVLAQLRSRPERIRQRDSRNKNALHYCAAQNAETRELVAAASIAVAAPELLESADEDGFTPLHLAVIQGNLAMVNLLLANKADVNAVDNEGHSVVHWATVCGEVEALRSVLAAGANIAIPDLNGGTPLHYAAQMCGASVDNKVGQANATKLALEILGILLTHPHSSVDVQDKDGRQPLLWAASAGSAKAVIALVKASARVESADKDGLTALHCAASRGHTECLDTLISLCGAPTDLIDSNGCTALHYAVTLGHADATARLLDLEADPNRQDRKGRTPAHCGCAKGQFETVKLLKERGANLWLRNAKGDLPVHEASSSGRRELVEWLLEQRPKQVNTTSNDGRSLLHIAASNDYTDVCKRLLDYGGDINAIYRSSKGMVFTPLDCALQKGHRATAKFLQSHGGLPASKLRLAARRSNPFNEVSSDMVRPLRYVEKEELHDLQNSKKYVVYLKHSDSDGAGGEGDSNCSCHEQTYRREQKFAHTCRRHQHNRRRQSRRRTSSCGEPKDCHHHDSGEVDICRSKSNIEIRRRKSRERYTSSSEWEDKADEDNDDDEDSCENCCYHKRQKQRVIRRKSITSRRSKERDGRERGSEKESSPEKSKVREVEVVREREENAPETKTESATQPSDGKEEDKERDSRPQSATMRSAANTLGITAKEATFIKSTNQTETQSMELTDEDDKLAAELVTTQVDVHHEADPAPMQPQIEPAEKTQTEEVNDESEDMTTLADEMRKEVDQVMKIAALALESDATNDENSKQIEEQNGRPVEADDKEITEEAADTAETNVMKVDALSTAQPDQATKIVPNLTETPATPIPTPLPSPIPVETAEEHPISAAATTTPTQTADPPSKVVETKSSEAPDAPDDTAAVATAPIQNNDSSDVAETPKITPTAAVTSEEKPTAEPSSLPSNTTSAQQSPKIEAQKLPHEQEPRRSFTLLPSDSAEDDGTEEVVRKSSFQILKSDDSGGESARHPDELELSDTQVFKIVSEPQMRLGKPYPETEASSVDDEHRQAVAIDYEQDDDHINEEYDNDEHKKSKAGVLNRHVVGNAEGPLPNSAVLGVYDYSNGRKRRLKKRVRSGPKTRSNWKTKADITDGDNEQTGSYAHATQSSKDHDSGFEPSPRASKSKIPTPRNIYTAHVPRRHIYATLDGRSCSSRVEGRKPGDRGTCDMSAVTRSIQRNIRRYYMERKIFQHLLELKSLQIRSTKLNEAVLVKRAVDDYHKSCATLGGETGTRLRRYPFSEYTFKNFELFLYETLKALQKPGTYNFQNINEVYEEAERRLSPDYNAYEKALQCTTKTHRCLHAAHAYTGIPCAAYIPMMNHHTMPKFGFGSYKKTGVGSFYLPKILTSGGCGGTSGSGGCGGGKVALELSHGKSKQLISLPSDKLDSNKRYYVTFTVKESGGGGGGAAAMGATTAAGCSGGNAMDSAGIAADKQATGGCCGGNDATGK